One Denticeps clupeoides chromosome 12, fDenClu1.1, whole genome shotgun sequence genomic window carries:
- the LOC114800787 gene encoding uncharacterized protein LOC114800787 isoform X1 produces MCSGNMVFLMRWMVLVAALLGAHNQIIPCPRDTQFQVNGICCSFCGSGQFIVKNCSVISHMRYSGCRCKKCSQCSGEGMKVGVSCTQFSDTRCECEDGYVKSGDQCQRVTETEWSTPMKILTTSPTIALHTNEMQHKAINMTFIFGLIGLISLISILAAFKLGFQHKSNWMAGKTIKISMPDEEDPLKDGIK; encoded by the exons ATGTGCTCTGGAAACATGGTGTTTCTTATGCGTTGGATGGTTTTGGTTGCGGCACTGTTAGGTGCTCACAATCAAATAATCCCCTGTCCTCGGGACACGCAGTTTCAAGTTAATGGGATTTGTTGCTCTTTCTGCGGCTCTG GACAGTTTATAGTGAAAAATTGCTCTGTCATCAGTCACATGAGATATTCGGGGTGCCGCTGTAAAAAGTGCTCTCAGTGTTCAG GTGAGGGAATGAAAGTTGGAGTGAGCTGCACACAGTTCTCAGACACCCGGTGTGAATGTGAGGATGGCTATGTCAAGTCTGGTGATCAGTGCCAAAGAG TGACGGAAACAGAGTGGTCGACGCCAATGAAGATCCTGACTACATCTCCAACTATAGCTTTGCATACAAATGAAATGCAACATAAAGCCATTAATAT GACCTTTATTTTTGGTCTCATTGGACTAATTTCGCTGATTTCCATTCTTGCTGCCTTTAAATTAG GATTCCAACATAAATCTAACTGGATGGCTGGAAAAACCATCAAAATTTCCATGCCAGATGAGGAAGACCCATTGAAAGATGGAATTAAATGA
- the LOC114800787 gene encoding tumor necrosis factor receptor superfamily member 23-like isoform X2: MCSGNMVFLMRWMVLVAALLGAHNQIIPCPRDTQFQVNGICCSFCGSGQFIVKNCSVISHMRYSGCRCKKCSQCSGEGMKVGVSCTQFSDTRCECEDGYVKSGDQCQRVTETEWSTPMKILTTSPTIALHTNEMQHKAINMIPT; encoded by the exons ATGTGCTCTGGAAACATGGTGTTTCTTATGCGTTGGATGGTTTTGGTTGCGGCACTGTTAGGTGCTCACAATCAAATAATCCCCTGTCCTCGGGACACGCAGTTTCAAGTTAATGGGATTTGTTGCTCTTTCTGCGGCTCTG GACAGTTTATAGTGAAAAATTGCTCTGTCATCAGTCACATGAGATATTCGGGGTGCCGCTGTAAAAAGTGCTCTCAGTGTTCAG GTGAGGGAATGAAAGTTGGAGTGAGCTGCACACAGTTCTCAGACACCCGGTGTGAATGTGAGGATGGCTATGTCAAGTCTGGTGATCAGTGCCAAAGAG TGACGGAAACAGAGTGGTCGACGCCAATGAAGATCCTGACTACATCTCCAACTATAGCTTTGCATACAAATGAAATGCAACATAAAGCCATTAATAT GATTCCAACATAA